The sequence below is a genomic window from Thermoflavifilum sp..
AAAACATTTTTTTTAAGTCGTTGACGTCTTTTTTCAGGTCGAAAAATAATTTATAAAGGATATCTCTTTCTGATGAAAAATCTTCTGATTTTTCATGTGTATGGGCTAAAACAGGTAGATTCATGATTTGCTGGTCGGGCAGATATTTTCGCAATTCATCAGCATTCACCACCCGTTGTTGACTCAATACGGAGATTTGTTCAGCTACGTTTTTCAATTCACGCACGTTGCCTCTCCAGGGGTAGTTGATCAGGAGCTCGATGGCGTCGTCGGTAAGCTGCACGGGTGCAGTACGGTAGCGTTCGGCAAAATCAACAGCAAACTTGCGGAATAACAGGGGTATATCTTCTTTGCGTTCGCGCAGGGGGGGCACGCGAATGGGTACGGTATTCAGCCGGTAATACAGATCTTCACGGAATTTATGAAGTTGTGTAAGTTCGAGCAAATCCTTGTTGGTGGCGGCAATCACGCGCACATCCGTTTTCTGTACACGGGATGAGCCCACGCGAATGAATTCGCCGGTTTCCAGCACACGCAACAATCGGGCCTGAGTACCCAGAGGCATTTCCCCGATTTCATCCAGGAAAATGGTGCCACCATTCACCGTTTCAAAATACCCTTTGCGCGAATCCACAGCACCGGTAAATGATCCTTTCTCATGGCCGAATAATTCGGAGTCAATCGTGCCTTCGGGGATGGCTCCGCAGTTGACCGCAATAAATGGATTGTGTTTACGGGCGCTCAGGCTATGGATGATCTGGGAAAATACTTCCTTGCCTACCCCGCTTTCTCCCATGATCAGCACCGTGAGGTCGGTAGGTGCCACCTGCATGGCTACACGCAAGGCGTAGTTTAATGCGGGTGAGTTACCGATGATGCCAAATCGGTTTTTGATGCTTTGTAATTCCACATCGATGCCGGGCATAAGCAAATCGTTTTGTATCAAAAGGATTCATGCAAGCGCATATCCCATTCATCACGCCATGTCGGGCACACATGCTTCTACCACTTCGCCCAGAAGCGTGGCTGCTGTACAGCCGGTAATCCGTACGTTTACATATTGCCCTTTCCGGTAATGCTTTTTCGGGAAAACCACCATTTTATTCTGGTCAGTTCTACCGCACAGATCCTGCTCGCTTCGTTTTGAAGGGCCTTCAATAAGCACCGTACGCACTTTCCCTACTTCCTTCTGCATATTTTTAAGAGCGTGTATGCGTTCCTTTTCCACAATCTCCTGCAGCCTTCGTTTCTTTACTTCCGGAGGCACATCATCTGTGTAACGGCGGGCGGCCAGTGTGCCAGGCCTCTCGGAATACATGAACATATAGGCCATATCGTACGAGCAAATATCCATCAGGCTCAGGGTTTCCTGATGATCGGCTTCGGTTTCAGTACAGAAGCCGGCAATGATATCGGTGGAAAGACCGCAATCGGGCAGTATTTCCCGTATGCGTTGTACTTTTTTCAGGTAACCCTCGCGGGTATAGGTACGATTCATCAGCTGCAGGATGCGCGTACTTCCACTCTGTACGGGTAAATGGATGTATTTGCAAATATTGGGATAACGTGCCATGGTCAGGAGCACTTCATCGGTGATATCTTTGGGATGCGAGGTGCTGAAACGTACCCGCAGCCATGGGCTGATCCGGGCAACCTGTTCGAGCAGCTGGGCGAAAGTGGTAGCTTGCTGACTTTGCGGATCAATCCAGTAATATGAATCCACATTTTGACCCAGCAGGGTTACTTCCCTGTATCCCTGATCAAATAATTCGCGGCATTCTCTGATGATGGATTCGGGTGGGCGGCTACGTTCACGTCCTCGCGTGAAGGGTACCACACAGAAGGTGCACATATTATTGCAGCCCCGCATGATGGAAACAAAAGCCGTTACGCCATTGCTGTTCAGTCGTACAGGACTGATATCGGCATAGGTCTCTTCCCGGCTGAGCAGCACATTTACAGCCTTCTGCCCGCTCTCTGCTTCCGCAATCAACGCCGGCAGGCTTCGGTAAGCATCCGGACCTACCACCAGATCCACGAGTTTTTCTTCTTCCAGCAGGCGATGCCTCAGTCTTTCTGCCATGCAACCCAGCACACCCACCAGCATTTCGGGTTTATGTTTTTTAAGGCTTTTAAATTCCTGCAGGCGCTTCCGCACGGTAAGTTCGGCCTTCTCGCGGATGGCGCAGGTGTTAATCAGCACCAGATCTGCCTTAGCCGCATCGGTGGTAAGTCCATATCCCCTTTCCTGAAGAATGGCCGCCACAATCTCACTGTCGTTGAAGTTCATCTGGCAGCCATAGCTCTCGATATAGCATTTCTTCTCCCTTTGCATTTCTTCATGACTGGTGGGTTCCAGGGCAGTACCCTGAAGGCTTTCGTCAAATGCTACGGTCGTCAATCTTCCGTGAAATCTACTCATTGCGATGAAGATAAAGTTTTTCCGAAGAACAAAATTAGGAAAAACCCGCGATGCCAGTTTGTCAGCACCCCGGCGTTCACCATAAAAAAAAGAGCAACGCCAGAAAACGTTGCTCTTTTTCAACGGAATAGGAAGGATATGCGCTATTTCAGGGCATCAACACGCGGTTGATGACGTGGATGACGCCATTCGATTGGTACACATCGGGAATCGTAATCATAGCCTTCTGGCCATGGTCATCCACTACCCAGATTGATTTCCCTTTTCGCATGAAGCCGAGTTCCTGTCCTTCAACGGTTTTGAGTTTAGCCATTCCATGATGTGCTTTAATCAATTCCAGGAGGGCTTTTTCATCGTATTTCCCGGGCACCACATGATAGGTCAAAACCGTGGTTAGCTTATCCTTGTTTTCTGGTTTCAGCAAATTGTCGACCGTGCCTTTCGGAAGTTGGTCAAATGCTTCGTTGGTTGGAGCAAATACCGTGAAAGGCCCTGGTCCTTCGAGTGTTTCCACCAGTCCTGCAGCTTTTACTGCGGCTACCAGGGTGGTGTGATCTTTTGAGTTCAAGGCATTTTCAATAATGTTTTTTGACGGATACATGGGTGCACCGCCCACCATCACGGTTTTTTCTGACATCGATTGTGCGTTTACCAGCTGAAATGTTGCCAGAAACAGGATGAGCAGCATCGCCCATTTACTTGTGTGTCGCATGTTTTTGAATTTTTAATGGTTAAAGATGAATGAAATGAATTTTAAAAGCCGGCTTTGAATAAAACATACGATACCAGGGCTTTCACGGTTTTGGGTGGATGGAAAAAATTGATTTAAACAGATAAATAAGAGTGCCTGGACGCACTATTGCTCAATTACCCGATAAATGTTGTATCTTTCTTTCGATGGCGGTGATCATGAGGATTCGTTCAGGACAATGGTGTATGCGTTGCTTCGCAAATCGGTTCTTCTGTCGGCGATGGCTGTATCTGTTGGGTTTTGTGCTATGCCCGTGTGAGTTTGCTTTCGCACAGTCTTCGGTGGTGCTGTCGCTCAAGTTAGATGGTACCATTAATCCGGCCACGGCGCAGTATGTGCATCGGGGCATTGAGCAGGCTGTGCAGCAAAGAGCCGAGGCTGTGCTCATCCACCTGAACACGCCGGGCGGTTTGCTGGAGTCGACCCGGCAGATCGTGGGGGATATGCTCGATGCACCCTTGCCAGTGATTGTGTATGTTTCTCCGGCTGGCGCTCATGCCGGTTCGGCCGGTGTGTTTGTAACGCTGGCGGCTCATCTGGCGGCCATGGCTCCCGGTACCAATCTGGGTGCCGCTCATCCCGTGAGCATGGGTGAACAGGTGGATAGCGTAATGAATGCAAAAATCACCAATGACGCGGCGGCTTTTATTCGTACCATTGCTGAGAAACGTAATCGAAATTTTTCCTGGGCCGAACAGGCGGTGCGCAATAGTGTGGCCATCACCGAAACCGAGGCCCTGCACGAACATGTCATCGACCTGATTGCCGATCAGGACGCCGATTTGTTGCGAAAAGCCGATGGCAAACGCGTGGTCCTTGCTGGTGGAGATACGATAACCCTGCATACCGCTCATGCTATCTTGCAGCCTTTACCCATGACTACAACAGAGGAAATCCTATCCCTGATCAGCGATCCCAATGTGGCTTATGTGCTTTTGTTGCTTGGTATGTTTGGAATTTTGTTTGAGCTGTATAACCCGGGAGGCGTGCTGCCGGGCATCATCGGTGTTATCTGTTTGATTGTTGCTTTTTATGCCATGAATGCTTTGCCGGTTAATTATGCCGGTGTGGGACTCATTATCTTTTCGGTGATATTGTTTGTTCTGGAAATCAAAATTGCGAGCCATGGGGCCTTAGCGCTGG
It includes:
- a CDS encoding sigma-54 dependent transcriptional regulator — its product is MPGIDVELQSIKNRFGIIGNSPALNYALRVAMQVAPTDLTVLIMGESGVGKEVFSQIIHSLSARKHNPFIAVNCGAIPEGTIDSELFGHEKGSFTGAVDSRKGYFETVNGGTIFLDEIGEMPLGTQARLLRVLETGEFIRVGSSRVQKTDVRVIAATNKDLLELTQLHKFREDLYYRLNTVPIRVPPLRERKEDIPLLFRKFAVDFAERYRTAPVQLTDDAIELLINYPWRGNVRELKNVAEQISVLSQQRVVNADELRKYLPDQQIMNLPVLAHTHEKSEDFSSERDILYKLFFDLKKDVNDLKKMFFDLLQHPETLIQRAGFSMAPAAVTSDHHAQPGMITGNASPIIIRQPEQAHLSPTQSGFHEHEEVEESLSITEKEKELIIKALRKHRGKRKDAAMDLGISERTLYRKLKEYHINE
- the miaB gene encoding tRNA (N6-isopentenyl adenosine(37)-C2)-methylthiotransferase MiaB, which encodes MSRFHGRLTTVAFDESLQGTALEPTSHEEMQREKKCYIESYGCQMNFNDSEIVAAILQERGYGLTTDAAKADLVLINTCAIREKAELTVRKRLQEFKSLKKHKPEMLVGVLGCMAERLRHRLLEEEKLVDLVVGPDAYRSLPALIAEAESGQKAVNVLLSREETYADISPVRLNSNGVTAFVSIMRGCNNMCTFCVVPFTRGRERSRPPESIIRECRELFDQGYREVTLLGQNVDSYYWIDPQSQQATTFAQLLEQVARISPWLRVRFSTSHPKDITDEVLLTMARYPNICKYIHLPVQSGSTRILQLMNRTYTREGYLKKVQRIREILPDCGLSTDIIAGFCTETEADHQETLSLMDICSYDMAYMFMYSERPGTLAARRYTDDVPPEVKKRRLQEIVEKERIHALKNMQKEVGKVRTVLIEGPSKRSEQDLCGRTDQNKMVVFPKKHYRKGQYVNVRITGCTAATLLGEVVEACVPDMA
- a CDS encoding fasciclin domain-containing protein produces the protein MRHTSKWAMLLILFLATFQLVNAQSMSEKTVMVGGAPMYPSKNIIENALNSKDHTTLVAAVKAAGLVETLEGPGPFTVFAPTNEAFDQLPKGTVDNLLKPENKDKLTTVLTYHVVPGKYDEKALLELIKAHHGMAKLKTVEGQELGFMRKGKSIWVVDDHGQKAMITIPDVYQSNGVIHVINRVLMP
- a CDS encoding nodulation protein NfeD, yielding MRIRSGQWCMRCFANRFFCRRWLYLLGFVLCPCEFAFAQSSVVLSLKLDGTINPATAQYVHRGIEQAVQQRAEAVLIHLNTPGGLLESTRQIVGDMLDAPLPVIVYVSPAGAHAGSAGVFVTLAAHLAAMAPGTNLGAAHPVSMGEQVDSVMNAKITNDAAAFIRTIAEKRNRNFSWAEQAVRNSVAITETEALHEHVIDLIADQDADLLRKADGKRVVLAGGDTITLHTAHAILQPLPMTTTEEILSLISDPNVAYVLLLLGMFGILFELYNPGGVLPGIIGVICLIVAFYAMNALPVNYAGVGLIIFSVILFVLEIKIASHGALALGGIISLLLGSMMLIKPDSSFDVVRLSWSVILFSVVLTAVFFFVVIGIGLKAQQLKPVTGIQGMIGERGKALTDLSPAGDVLVHGERWHAVAEGGPIAEGEIVEVIRVDNLTLHVRSVASSS